The Lichenihabitans psoromatis genome contains a region encoding:
- a CDS encoding bifunctional rhamnulose-1-phosphate aldolase/short-chain dehydrogenase — protein MADAGTPHLLDNRWDDGKAAAMDEPGRLLYRSNLLGGDKRITNFGGGNTSAKVAMADPLTGETVTVLWVKGSGGDVGTMKLDGFSTLYMDKLNQLKTIYRGQDHEDEMVGLLSFCTYNLNPRAASIDTPLHAYVPYPHVDHMHPDAVIAIAATRDSRALTQQIFGDEIGWLPWRRPGFELGLDLSRFAADHPNAKGVVLESHGLFTWGDSAKDCYETTLRIINKAIAWFDEQTRGKAVFGGAVTQSLPADERRAIAAKIMPEIRARISGSERKLGHFDDSQTVLDFVNSKNLRALAALGTSCPDHFLRTKICPLVLEFDPASGSIETVIAGLDKAIAAYAKDYAAYYDKAKHPNSPAMRDPNAVVYLIPGVGMITFARDKATARIAGEFYVNAINVMRGASTVDTYVGLPAQEAFDIEYWLLEEAKLQRMPKPKSLAGRVGLVTGGAGGIGRAIAAKLLSEGACVVLADIDETALADAEATFGKAYGGDVVRTVVMNVTDENAVIGKFAEASVEFGGIDIVVSNAGIASSEPVETTTIAMWDRNMDILAKGYFLVAREAFRLMRRQKLGGSVVFIASKNGLAASPNASAYCTAKAAEIHLARCLALEGADAGIRVNVVNPDAVLRGSKIWTGEWREQRASAYKMSPDELDDHYRKRSMLKLSVFPEDIAEATYFLASDLSAKSTGNIINVDAGNAQSFTR, from the coding sequence ATGGCTGACGCGGGCACACCACATCTGCTCGACAACAGGTGGGACGACGGCAAAGCGGCCGCGATGGACGAGCCCGGCCGGCTGCTCTACCGCTCCAATCTCCTCGGTGGCGACAAGCGGATTACGAATTTCGGCGGCGGCAACACGTCGGCCAAGGTCGCGATGGCGGACCCGCTGACCGGCGAAACCGTGACGGTCCTGTGGGTGAAAGGCTCCGGCGGCGATGTCGGCACCATGAAGCTCGATGGGTTCTCGACCCTCTACATGGACAAGCTGAACCAGCTCAAGACCATCTACCGTGGCCAGGACCACGAGGACGAGATGGTTGGGCTGCTGTCATTCTGCACCTACAATCTCAACCCGCGTGCGGCCTCGATCGATACGCCGTTGCATGCCTATGTGCCCTACCCGCATGTCGACCACATGCACCCCGACGCCGTGATCGCCATTGCGGCGACACGCGACAGCCGCGCCTTGACCCAACAGATCTTCGGCGACGAGATCGGCTGGCTGCCCTGGCGGCGCCCGGGATTCGAGCTCGGTCTCGACCTGTCGCGTTTCGCGGCCGACCATCCGAACGCCAAGGGCGTCGTGCTCGAAAGCCATGGCCTGTTCACCTGGGGCGACAGCGCCAAGGATTGCTACGAGACCACGTTGCGGATCATCAACAAGGCGATCGCCTGGTTCGATGAGCAGACCCGCGGCAAGGCCGTATTCGGCGGCGCCGTGACCCAGTCTCTGCCGGCCGACGAGCGCCGCGCCATCGCGGCCAAGATCATGCCGGAGATCCGTGCCCGCATCAGCGGCTCGGAACGCAAGCTCGGCCATTTCGACGACAGCCAGACGGTGCTCGACTTCGTCAATTCGAAGAACCTCCGCGCTCTCGCGGCCCTCGGCACCAGCTGCCCGGATCACTTCCTCCGCACCAAGATCTGCCCTTTGGTGCTGGAGTTCGACCCGGCGAGCGGCTCGATCGAGACGGTCATCGCCGGTCTCGACAAGGCGATCGCGGCTTATGCCAAGGATTACGCGGCCTATTACGACAAGGCCAAGCACCCGAACAGCCCGGCGATGCGCGACCCGAATGCGGTCGTCTACCTGATCCCCGGCGTCGGCATGATCACCTTCGCGCGCGACAAGGCGACGGCCCGTATCGCGGGCGAGTTTTATGTCAACGCCATCAACGTGATGCGCGGCGCATCCACGGTCGACACCTATGTGGGTCTGCCCGCGCAGGAAGCCTTCGACATCGAATATTGGCTGCTTGAAGAAGCCAAGCTGCAGCGGATGCCGAAGCCGAAGAGCCTCGCGGGCCGGGTCGGCCTGGTGACGGGCGGCGCGGGCGGTATCGGCCGAGCCATCGCGGCTAAACTGCTGAGCGAAGGCGCCTGCGTGGTGCTAGCCGACATCGACGAAACGGCTCTCGCCGATGCCGAAGCCACATTCGGTAAAGCCTATGGCGGCGATGTGGTCCGCACCGTCGTCATGAACGTGACCGATGAGAATGCGGTGATCGGCAAATTCGCCGAGGCCAGCGTCGAGTTCGGTGGCATCGACATCGTGGTGTCCAATGCCGGGATCGCCTCCTCAGAGCCGGTCGAGACCACCACGATCGCCATGTGGGATCGCAACATGGATATCCTCGCCAAAGGCTATTTCCTGGTCGCCCGCGAGGCGTTCCGGCTGATGCGTCGGCAGAAGCTCGGCGGTTCGGTCGTCTTCATCGCTTCGAAGAACGGTCTCGCTGCCTCCCCCAACGCCAGCGCTTATTGCACCGCCAAAGCGGCCGAGATCCATCTGGCGCGCTGTCTCGCGCTCGAAGGCGCCGACGCCGGCATCCGGGTCAATGTCGTCAATCCGGATGCCGTGTTGCGCGGCTCGAAGATCTGGACGGGCGAATGGCGTGAGCAGCGCGCCTCGGCCTATAAAATGAGCCCCGACGAACTCGACGACCATTACCGCAAGCGCTCGATGCTGAAACTCTCGGTGTTCCCGGAAGACATCGCGGAGGCCACCTATTTCCTGGCCTCCGACCTATCGGCCAAATCGACCGGCAATATCATCAATGTCGACGCCGGCAACGCCCAGTCGTTCACACGCTGA
- a CDS encoding NADPH-dependent FMN reductase produces MTEISTRLTIPVLLGSVRRDRQGIKAARLLMSELTKRGHEAVLVDPLELQLPLLDRMYKEHPKGEAPDNLERLATLYRRADGFMIVSAEYNHGIPPALKNLLDYFLEEYFWRPSGIVCYSAGQFGGVRAAMQLRMVLSELGMPSIPSLMPIPKIGQALADDGTPSDERTLKSLDRFLDEFEWYAAALKRQKLQGTPY; encoded by the coding sequence ATGACCGAGATCTCGACGAGGCTGACGATCCCGGTGCTGCTCGGCTCGGTGCGGCGCGACCGGCAAGGCATCAAGGCCGCGCGTCTCCTCATGAGCGAGTTGACGAAGCGCGGCCACGAGGCGGTGCTGGTCGATCCCCTCGAGCTGCAACTGCCGCTGCTCGACCGAATGTACAAGGAGCATCCGAAGGGGGAGGCCCCGGACAACCTCGAACGGCTCGCGACGCTATATCGACGGGCCGACGGGTTCATGATCGTCAGCGCGGAATATAACCACGGTATTCCGCCCGCGCTGAAGAACCTGCTCGACTATTTCTTGGAAGAGTATTTCTGGCGGCCGTCCGGCATCGTCTGCTATTCGGCCGGGCAGTTCGGCGGCGTCCGGGCCGCGATGCAACTCCGCATGGTGCTGAGCGAACTCGGCATGCCGAGCATTCCGAGCCTCATGCCGATCCCGAAGATCGGGCAGGCGCTCGCCGATGACGGCACGCCCTCCGACGAGCGCACCCTCAAGTCGCTCGATCGGTTCCTCGATGAATTCGAGTGGTATGCGGCGGCGTTGAAGCGCCAGAAGCTGCAAGGCACGCCGTACTGA
- a CDS encoding M24 family metallopeptidase, translating into MSIGIGGSTAEVELASIRDMTAGVEPIGEADYRSRLAQAQHLMRQQGLAAVYLDAGSNLLYFTGIDWHPSERLAGAVLTASGHLAYLLPVFETGTFAEQMRIEAPFHGWHENQDPCALLASVLADLGIASGTIGLDETTEFGLAERLRVALAPRLAVVSAGPVTSGCRARKSAAEIALMQRAHAMTLVVQRAAARILRVGITAREVETFIDTAHRAAGAPDGSFFCIVLFGADTAFPHGVKHPKALEAGDMVLIDTGCKLLGYQSDITRSYVFGEASDQQRRVWEHERAAQIVAFEAARIGQPCGAVDDAVRGDLERNGYGPGYALPGLPHRTGHGIGIDIHEAPNFVGTDRTPLAEGMCFSIEPMLCIPGAFGVRLEDHIYMAADGPRWFTQPAKSCDDPFGAIDR; encoded by the coding sequence ATGAGTATTGGGATCGGCGGCTCGACGGCTGAGGTCGAACTCGCGTCCATCCGCGACATGACAGCCGGAGTCGAACCGATTGGCGAGGCCGATTATCGGTCTCGCCTAGCGCAGGCGCAGCATCTGATGCGCCAGCAGGGGCTCGCGGCCGTCTATCTCGATGCCGGCAGCAACCTGCTGTATTTCACCGGAATCGATTGGCACCCGAGCGAACGCCTAGCCGGCGCGGTCCTCACGGCCTCCGGCCATCTCGCTTATCTGCTGCCGGTCTTCGAAACCGGCACCTTCGCCGAGCAGATGCGAATCGAGGCGCCGTTCCATGGCTGGCATGAGAATCAAGATCCCTGCGCGCTTCTCGCCTCCGTCCTGGCGGACCTCGGCATCGCGAGCGGCACCATTGGGCTCGATGAGACGACCGAATTCGGCTTGGCCGAGAGGCTTCGGGTCGCGCTGGCGCCCCGTCTTGCGGTCGTCAGCGCCGGCCCGGTGACGAGCGGCTGCCGCGCCCGCAAGTCGGCGGCCGAGATCGCGCTGATGCAACGCGCCCATGCGATGACCTTGGTGGTGCAGCGCGCGGCGGCCCGCATCCTCCGGGTCGGCATCACGGCCCGCGAGGTCGAGACCTTCATCGACACGGCGCATCGGGCGGCGGGCGCGCCCGACGGGTCGTTCTTCTGCATCGTGCTGTTTGGCGCCGACACGGCGTTTCCGCACGGCGTCAAACATCCCAAGGCGCTCGAGGCAGGCGACATGGTGCTGATCGACACCGGCTGCAAATTGCTCGGCTACCAATCCGACATCACCCGCAGCTATGTGTTCGGCGAAGCCTCCGATCAGCAACGCCGCGTGTGGGAGCATGAGCGCGCGGCCCAGATCGTCGCGTTCGAGGCGGCTCGGATCGGGCAGCCGTGCGGAGCGGTCGACGATGCAGTCCGCGGCGATCTCGAACGGAACGGCTATGGCCCGGGCTATGCGCTCCCCGGCCTGCCGCATCGAACCGGCCATGGCATCGGGATCGACATCCACGAGGCACCGAACTTCGTCGGCACAGACCGGACGCCGCTCGCAGAAGGCATGTGTTTCAGCATCGAGCCGATGCTCTGCATTCCGGGCGCCTTCGGCGTGCGCCTTGAAGATCATATCTATATGGCGGCCGATGGACCGCGCTGGTTCACGCAGCCGGCCAAGTCATGTGACGACCCGTTCGGCGCAATCGATCGTTGA
- a CDS encoding L,D-transpeptidase, producing MLMVSLSRRQFFSSSAVALAAAGLAGCAGGGRDMPSFGDMFGGFGGPQGVGGATIGKPDYQAIYGSFSGEQFPVLAFDYARVDPVFLRQIVRYQGPERPGTVVVDPKSRYLFFVEPDQRATRYGVGVGREGFLWNGVAQINMRRSWPDWIPPKEMVDRDPDIRAQLVSTKRGLGVPGGSRSPLGARALYLFGKTGDLGYRIHGTTEPETIGSNVSSGCIRMVNQDVIHLYSRAPEGTKVIVLG from the coding sequence ATGCTCATGGTCAGTCTCAGTCGTCGTCAGTTCTTTTCCTCCAGCGCAGTCGCGCTCGCGGCGGCCGGCCTCGCCGGATGCGCCGGAGGCGGGCGGGACATGCCCTCGTTCGGGGATATGTTCGGCGGCTTTGGTGGCCCACAAGGCGTCGGTGGCGCAACGATCGGCAAGCCGGATTATCAGGCCATCTACGGCAGCTTTTCCGGTGAGCAATTTCCGGTGTTGGCGTTTGATTATGCCCGTGTCGATCCGGTCTTCCTGCGCCAGATCGTTCGATATCAAGGCCCCGAGCGGCCCGGCACCGTGGTGGTCGACCCGAAGTCGCGGTATCTCTTCTTCGTCGAGCCGGATCAGCGGGCGACCCGTTATGGCGTCGGCGTGGGGCGCGAGGGGTTCTTATGGAACGGCGTCGCGCAGATCAACATGCGCCGCAGCTGGCCGGATTGGATCCCGCCGAAGGAGATGGTCGATCGCGACCCTGACATCCGCGCCCAGCTGGTCTCTACCAAGCGCGGCCTCGGCGTTCCTGGCGGCTCGCGCAGCCCGCTCGGTGCCCGTGCGCTCTACCTCTTCGGCAAGACCGGCGATCTCGGCTATCGCATCCATGGCACCACGGAGCCCGAGACGATCGGCAGCAATGTCTCGTCCGGCTGCATCCGAATGGTCAATCAGGACGTGATCCATCTCTACAGCCGTGCCCCCGAAGGCACCAAGGTCATCGTTCTCGGCTAA
- the rhaI gene encoding L-rhamnose catabolism isomerase gives MVDLPLSQDLVARHNAEHAADLTADYDALGAKLARRGVDIAAIKAKVAVFTVAVPSWGVGTGGTRFARFPGGGEPRGIFEKLDDCAVINQLTRATPNVSLHIPWDKASPAELVAKANSLGLGFDAMNSNTFQDHPTDPNQPLSYKFGSLSHADRAVREQAVAHNIETIEIGDAIGSKALTVWIGDGSNFPGQSHFTKSFERYLEAMGSIYKALPDDWRIFSEHKMYEPAFYSTVVQDWGTSYLIAQTLGPKALCLVDLGHHAPNVNIEMIVARLVQFKKLGGFHFNDSKYGDDDLDAGSIDPFRLFLVFNELVDAEQTPGNDLNLAHMIDQSHNVTDPIESLIRSANEIRRAYAQALLVDRHALAGYQDNNDAILASEALKDGFRIDVEPILAQARVDAGGAIDPLKAYRASGYREAVAAKRPAVKGSGGGIV, from the coding sequence ATGGTCGATTTGCCTCTCAGCCAAGACCTCGTCGCGCGCCACAACGCCGAGCATGCCGCCGACCTCACGGCTGATTACGACGCGCTCGGCGCCAAGCTGGCGCGGCGCGGCGTCGATATAGCGGCCATCAAGGCCAAGGTTGCAGTCTTCACGGTGGCGGTGCCATCCTGGGGTGTCGGCACCGGCGGCACGCGATTCGCGCGCTTTCCCGGTGGAGGCGAGCCGCGCGGTATCTTCGAAAAGCTCGACGATTGCGCCGTCATCAACCAACTGACCCGCGCCACGCCGAACGTGTCGCTGCATATTCCGTGGGACAAGGCCTCCCCGGCCGAACTCGTCGCCAAGGCGAATAGCCTCGGGCTCGGCTTCGACGCGATGAATTCGAACACGTTCCAGGATCATCCGACCGATCCGAACCAGCCGCTGTCCTATAAATTCGGCTCGCTGTCGCATGCCGACCGCGCCGTGCGCGAGCAGGCGGTCGCCCATAATATCGAGACGATCGAGATCGGCGACGCGATCGGCTCGAAGGCTTTGACGGTGTGGATCGGCGATGGCTCCAACTTCCCGGGCCAGAGTCACTTCACCAAAAGCTTCGAGCGCTATCTCGAGGCGATGGGGAGCATCTACAAAGCCCTGCCGGACGATTGGCGCATCTTCTCCGAACACAAGATGTATGAGCCAGCCTTTTATTCGACCGTCGTGCAGGATTGGGGAACCAGTTACCTGATCGCGCAGACGCTCGGCCCCAAGGCGCTCTGCCTCGTCGACCTCGGTCACCATGCACCGAACGTCAATATCGAGATGATCGTCGCCCGGCTGGTGCAGTTCAAGAAGCTCGGCGGCTTCCATTTCAACGATTCAAAATACGGCGACGACGATCTCGACGCGGGTTCGATCGACCCGTTCCGGCTGTTTCTGGTGTTCAACGAACTGGTGGACGCCGAACAGACGCCGGGCAACGACCTCAATCTCGCCCATATGATCGATCAGTCGCACAACGTGACCGACCCGATCGAAAGCCTGATCCGGTCGGCCAACGAGATCCGTCGCGCCTACGCGCAAGCCCTGCTGGTCGACCGCCACGCGCTGGCCGGCTACCAGGACAACAATGACGCCATCTTGGCGTCGGAAGCGCTAAAGGACGGGTTCCGCATCGACGTCGAGCCGATCCTGGCCCAAGCCCGCGTCGATGCCGGCGGTGCAATCGATCCGCTCAAAGCCTATCGGGCCAGCGGTTACCGGGAGGCGGTTGCGGCCAAGCGCCCGGCCGTCAAGGGCTCGGGCGGCGGCATCGTCTAA
- a CDS encoding copper homeostasis protein CutC, which yields MIVEICVDSVAAVRAAVAAGAKRVELCAALFEGGITPSRGMIRQARRVDGIGLHVIIRPRGGDFLFDDDEVETMLADIETAKQEGADGVVIGLLTADGRIDVERSRRLITAARPLSVTFHRAFDMTVDPFEALDTLIDLGVDRVLTSGQDATVLEGLPLITALIERAGNRIIIMPGGGITERNVERIVAGAKPTELHYAALQPVASAMVPRRAHVFMGGELRVPEYTKLATSADLIRAVRERASSGE from the coding sequence ATGATCGTCGAAATTTGTGTCGATTCGGTTGCGGCGGTACGGGCCGCCGTCGCAGCGGGCGCCAAGCGGGTCGAGCTCTGCGCCGCCTTGTTCGAGGGTGGCATTACCCCGAGCCGGGGCATGATCCGTCAGGCGCGGCGCGTCGATGGCATCGGGCTTCACGTCATCATCCGGCCGCGGGGCGGCGACTTTCTCTTCGATGACGACGAAGTCGAGACCATGCTGGCCGATATCGAGACCGCCAAGCAGGAGGGCGCCGACGGCGTCGTGATCGGCCTGTTGACCGCTGACGGTCGCATTGATGTCGAGCGCAGCCGCAGGCTGATCACAGCGGCGCGGCCGCTGAGCGTGACGTTCCACCGGGCCTTTGACATGACGGTCGATCCGTTTGAGGCGTTGGACACGTTGATCGACCTCGGTGTCGACCGGGTCCTCACCTCGGGCCAGGACGCGACCGTTCTCGAAGGACTGCCGCTGATCACCGCGTTGATCGAGCGCGCCGGAAACCGGATCATCATTATGCCGGGCGGCGGCATCACCGAGCGCAACGTCGAGCGGATCGTCGCCGGCGCCAAGCCGACCGAACTCCACTATGCGGCGCTGCAGCCCGTCGCGAGCGCGATGGTGCCACGCCGCGCCCATGTCTTCATGGGCGGTGAGTTGCGCGTTCCCGAATATACCAAGCTGGCCACCTCGGCCGATCTCATCCGCGCCGTGCGTGAGCGCGCATCCTCAGGGGAGTGA